From Planctomycetia bacterium:
TCACGCCCGCGTCCTGCTCGTTGATGCTCAGCGAACGCGGCGAGATATCGGCCACCGCGTTGGAAGTCGTCTCGGCGGCCAGGAACGCATGTACTTCTTGCGAGTTGACACAGGCGGCGGCGCCGCCGCGAACGCCCATCGAGTAGCGCCACGTCTGGTACATCAATTCGCCTTTGAGTTGCGCACCGACCATGTTGTTGCGATCGGTGATGCGATATTCGCCGTTGGCGCGGTTGGCGCCGGTCGTGGTCTCGCTGTGAAAGACGAAGGCGTCGTCAAACGAAACGTACCGCACGCCAAAGCCCAGCGCCGGCCGCCAGCCGGGATACGCTTCGCGCCGCCATACGCCCGTCGGCGCGTACACCAGGCGGTCGCGCTCCAGGCGGCGGCGGATCATGTAGTTAAGTTCGAAGCTTTGCATGTCCGACGTAGTATCGACGGTGTAGCGGTCCGCTTGGTCGAAGGGCGTCGACGGGCCGTTGACGTCGAAGCCGCTGACCAGCGGCGTGCCGCCCGCGCGATCCAGCACCCAGTTTTCGTTCCAGTCGTTCGTCCCGACGTAGGTGAACTCCAACGAATGGTCGCGTTGCTTGGCGTCGACCCACAGGCCGCGACCGATCGTGGCGCGGCCGGCTGCTTCGAACGAATAGTCGAAGTCCTCCGTGCCGAAGATCGGCACGAAGAACAATTGACCGCTCGACGCGACCGTATTGAACGCGTAGTTCACGCGGTCGGTGCGCGAACGGGTGTACATACCGAAGCTGAAGTCCGCGTACCAGTCGCGCGGCCCCGAGTATTGCGAGATGGCGCCCTTCGAGAAATCGTTCGGCGGCATCGTCATCGCCGCCTCATATTCATCCATCGCCACCTGGGGCGCGAACGGCTCGTACAGTTCCTCCTCGGGCTCCGGCTGACGGAGCGTCATCGGAGGGGCCGCCGGCGCGGTTGCGCCGCCAGTCGATGGCGGCATGTCGTCCGGCATCGCTTGATCGAACGGCATGACGGGATCGGCGATTGGCGCCGACTGATCGAACTCGTCGTAGGGCTGATCGGTGCCTGGCGGCACTTCCGGTCCGCTCGGCGTAGGAGTCTCCTGCCGCATGGTCCGCGCCAACCGCGGCCTGCCCGGCGGCGCCTTCTTCACGGTGCGTCCCCTTGTGGATTGCCCGGCAGCCGGCGCCGCCGCCAAGGTTACCGCGACAGCCAGCCAAATCAGCGCGCAACGTACCATGCTGTGTTCCAAGGGGCGCTTTCCCAGTCGCGGGGGACGGTGGACAACCATGACCGGTAGCTCTGCTCAACGAGGAGACGGAATTTTGTCAGAGGGTTAATCGACCTCCCCGAATCGCTACAGTAGGAATATCCGCCAAATTCTGGGAAATCGGAAATCTCAGCCCGCTTTACCCAAAACAACTGGAGGTTTGGGGATGCGTCGGACGAAGCTACGTCGTTGAGCGAAGCGCCGGAAACTGCGCAGTTTGAGCGCTGGGCGATAGAGAGAAAAGGACCGCTATCGGTTGGCTACTTGATCGGCCGCCCATTGTTCGACGAGCGACTGAGGATCAGCGCCGTAGATCTTGGTCACGGCGTCATTGAACGAGGTTCCCTCCCGCAGCGCCGTGATCAAACGCCCATAGCGCCGGCCGTCCTCCAGAATCGTTTTGCAGATGCCGTACGACGCCGTTGCATTCAGCCCGGACGAGGCGTCGGATCGTAAGAACAACTCCACGTTCTGGACGACCGCCACGGCTTCGACGACTTGCGCGTCCCAGGCCCGCACGCTGGGATCACGGCCCTCGACCCGCGCGGCGATCGCGCGGGCCATGCCATGCCCGAACCACGGCGGGATTTCGCCTAACCCCGCCACGCCGAGACCCGCGAGTTGAATTGCCACCGGCGGGCGCAACGCATTCTCGGTTTCCATCTCGGCGGGCAAAACCAGGCAGAAATAGGGATCAAGTCCTGAGTGGCGCCAATGCCCTGTGACTTCCTGTGGCACGCCACGTTGCTCCACCATCTCCGCAAATTCGGTGTAATCGACGCGTCGCTGAAAGACGAAGACCGTCACGCGCCCTTTGAACCACTCCTTGCCGCGCGGAATCCGCAAGGCCTGCGCGATTTTGTTGTGCTGCGATTCCGCCGTGGCGGCAACTTCTTTGAGCACGACTTCCGACGCATTGCCGATCACGTGGAACGACTTGCTGTCGGCGGTCGACGGTGTTGTGTCCGGCAGCGCCAGTTTCCAGTTCTTGGCGGCCAGCTCGACGCGCTTTGCGGAGATTTCGTCGGCGCTGAGTTTCGCGGATAGCGCCGCTTCCCAGACCTGCCGCGTGGGCACGCCAGCGCCGGATCCATCGAACGCGGCGCCTTCCGCGATCCATTTCTCGACCAGCGCGATGGTCGCATCCGGCAACGGATCGCGCCCCATCGGCATCCGCGCTCCGCCGGCGGTTCCCTTGAGCTTGCCGACCAACAAGCTCTCCATCGGCTTGCTGGGCGCGAACAATGCGCCGGTATCGCTGCCTGCCAACATCCGCGTGAAAGTATCGAAACTCAGATTCGCGCGCGGGTTATTGCCGCCGTGGCATTCCGAACAATGTTCGACAAAAATGCCGGCGATATCGCTGCCGAAGCTGATGGTTTCCGTGCCAGTTGGCTTCACAATGCTAGGTGTCGTACTCGGCGTTCCCGACGGAGCGGCCATTTCCGCGATGGCCACGGAGGGATCCGGCCCGTCGAACTTGGCGCCTTGGTCAATCCAGGTGCGAATTGTCGCCAAAACTTCGTCCGGCAAGCGATTGCCGCCACGCGGCATGTCGCCGGTATCGAGCACTTCATACAGCCTGCTGGCCATCCCGTCGCCGGGGAACAACACCGTGCCGTTCTCCGAGCCGCGGGAAAGCGCCTCGAAGTTTGCCAGGCTCAGTCCGCCGCGTGATTCGCGGATGTGGCAAGCCGCACAATTCGCCACCAGCAAAGGCGCTACGTCCATTGTGAAGCTGACGCCGGTGTTGGCGTTGCCGCCGGTCTTTTGGTCCGCAAGCAATCGCTTGGCGGCTTCGCTCCGACGCCGCCAACCGGCGAGTCGGTCGGCAAGTTCTGTTCGCTCTTCGTCAGAGAGCTCGAGCGCCAACTTGCTGATCGAGGATTCCATCTCGGCGAAGAGCTTCGCCGCATCGCGGTACTTCTTCGCGCGATAGAGCTTGGCCACCTTGGCCAGCGATTCGTCGATCGCCGTGGCCTTTTTCGCGACGTCGTCCGACACCGCGGCGGGCGCAGGCAGTTCAACTAGTAAGGTGAATGCGCACGATAACACGAACGCGAAGCGCGGAATCCAACCCATCGTTTGCCCCGTTCACTTTCGACGCTCAGCGAAGGCTCGCGTCAGAACCATCCGGCGCAATGACCGCGAAACGTCCACGCCATCTTGGCGGAAGTGTGCTTTCCCGTCTACTTCTTGGCGTGGCGTCGGCGCTGCTCCAACTGGCGCGACGGGCGGCGCTCTGCTTGCGTGGGCAGGTAACCATACTGAATGGCGAACCATTCGGCGTACCGCTCGCGGTCGGTGTAGCTGGTGTTCCGCTCATCGAGCAAATGTCCCAGTTCATGCACCAGGATGTTGTTCAGATAGAAATCCTTGATCGCCGATTCGGTCCAGATCAGTCGCCAACCGTCGGCGTCCTCCTCCCAGCGGCCTCCGTACAGGATCGCCTCGGTATACTGGCTCGGCCGGGGGGGGCGGTGGTAGTACTCGACCAAGGATTCCTCGATCGGATACAGGTAGATGCAGGTCCCCCATTGCATCCCGTAACACGGGAAGCTCTGCTTTTTCCGGGTCATCCGGCTAAGCTGCACCACCTCCAGGGGGGCCACGAACTTCTTCGGCAAGTCCGCTAGACGTTCGCGGACCTCGTCCGGCGTCAGAATGTGCCGAAAGCCCTCACCGGGCGATTGGACCACAAAGCGGTAGTCGGTGGCCTCACCGACCGGCTCGTACCAGTTTTCGGGCGGCACGAACGGCAATTGAGCGTTCCGCTGGCTGTTGCGCGCCCGGGTATTCAACGGAACCCCCCGTTGTGGGGATCTGGCGCGGGCGGAACTATGGTTATAGGCCAGCCGCGTTTCGTGGGACTTCTGTGAGACGACGCTTCGTTGACCCCGACGCATTACAACACCGCTCGATCTGGTTTTCCGACTCCTTGTGATCCATTCCTTGGGTGGCAGGCTCGATTGGGCTGCCGATCCAAATTGGGGGTGCTTTCACCGCCCCCTGCGGCCCCCGACATCCCGCGGAGCGCCGCCTGACAAAGCCGACTCTCCCATACTAGCGCGACAGCAAAAACAAAATCAAGTGAACACCGCAAGTTGTTTACTGCAATGGACTTACGAATTTCAATCCGGGACGAGGCGGGGCGCCAAAACGGGACCTCGCCGGATTGGTTTTTCGTGCCATGATGGCTACAAGGCGCGCGAATTCGCACCGCCGTGCGAACGCTTGATGCGTTGCGCGCAGCGAGTCGCGCGCACGGCGCAAACAAACTTCTTGGGCTCAAAGCATGACGCAACACTCGGCGACGATTTACACGCGCGCAGGCTGCCATCTCTGTGACGAGGCGCATGAGTTGCTTACGCGCTATCGCATTCCCGTCACGGCAATCGATGTGGATCTCGATCCGGACCTTCGTGCGCGCTATGACCAGTGCGTTCCCGTCGTCTGGATCGACGATCGCGAGCGCTTTCGCGGCCGCATCGATGAGCGCTTACTGCAACG
This genomic window contains:
- a CDS encoding c-type cytochrome domain-containing protein, coding for MSDDVAKKATAIDESLAKVAKLYRAKKYRDAAKLFAEMESSISKLALELSDEERTELADRLAGWRRRSEAAKRLLADQKTGGNANTGVSFTMDVAPLLVANCAACHIRESRGGLSLANFEALSRGSENGTVLFPGDGMASRLYEVLDTGDMPRGGNRLPDEVLATIRTWIDQGAKFDGPDPSVAIAEMAAPSGTPSTTPSIVKPTGTETISFGSDIAGIFVEHCSECHGGNNPRANLSFDTFTRMLAGSDTGALFAPSKPMESLLVGKLKGTAGGARMPMGRDPLPDATIALVEKWIAEGAAFDGSGAGVPTRQVWEAALSAKLSADEISAKRVELAAKNWKLALPDTTPSTADSKSFHVIGNASEVVLKEVAATAESQHNKIAQALRIPRGKEWFKGRVTVFVFQRRVDYTEFAEMVEQRGVPQEVTGHWRHSGLDPYFCLVLPAEMETENALRPPVAIQLAGLGVAGLGEIPPWFGHGMARAIAARVEGRDPSVRAWDAQVVEAVAVVQNVELFLRSDASSGLNATASYGICKTILEDGRRYGRLITALREGTSFNDAVTKIYGADPQSLVEQWAADQVANR
- a CDS encoding glutaredoxin family protein encodes the protein MTQHSATIYTRAGCHLCDEAHELLTRYRIPVTAIDVDLDPDLRARYDQCVPVVWIDDRERFRGRIDERLLQRILRAGDE